In one Shinella zoogloeoides genomic region, the following are encoded:
- a CDS encoding slipin family protein, whose product MTMFLDMILGRTRVLVKANERVLALYRGEVLGIFGAGEHSLPNRRGMLELERHDVNRAAFVSAYEKPLFDTLPEVARRELVVFRTNAREISVVERDGELHTVLAPNQKLVVWNAAGPWAETRIDLTERLDVDPELMRRLTRARRTELVTAFMVNDGQVGLLFVDGTHQRMLEPGLHAFWNVGKTIQVRVVDLKRQSLDVTGQELLTRDKVTIRVNISAEYRVVDPLRAVSEVKDFADALYRALQFAFRQTLGTLTLDQILERKVTVNAEAAEKVRADMAAIGVEVSAIELKDVILPGEMRDILNQVVAAEKQAEANVIRRREETNATRSLLNTARVMAENPVMLRLKELEALEAIAGKVERLTIHNGTAGLMNDLVQLRDK is encoded by the coding sequence ATGACGATGTTTCTCGATATGATTTTGGGGCGCACGCGCGTCCTCGTGAAGGCCAACGAGCGCGTGCTCGCGCTCTACAGGGGAGAAGTCCTCGGCATTTTCGGCGCGGGCGAACACAGCCTGCCGAACCGCCGCGGCATGCTCGAACTGGAGCGTCACGACGTGAACCGGGCGGCCTTCGTCTCGGCCTACGAGAAGCCGTTGTTCGATACGCTTCCGGAGGTCGCACGCCGCGAACTGGTGGTCTTCCGCACGAACGCGCGTGAAATCTCGGTCGTCGAACGCGACGGCGAGCTTCACACGGTGCTCGCGCCGAACCAGAAGCTCGTGGTGTGGAACGCTGCCGGTCCGTGGGCCGAGACGCGCATCGACCTGACTGAGCGGCTCGACGTCGATCCGGAGCTGATGCGCCGGCTGACGCGGGCACGCCGGACGGAACTCGTCACGGCCTTCATGGTCAATGACGGGCAGGTCGGCCTGCTTTTCGTCGACGGAACGCACCAGCGCATGCTGGAGCCGGGCCTGCACGCCTTCTGGAACGTCGGCAAGACGATCCAGGTGCGCGTGGTGGACCTGAAGCGCCAGTCGCTCGACGTGACCGGCCAGGAACTGCTCACCCGCGACAAGGTCACGATCCGGGTGAACATTTCGGCCGAATACCGCGTCGTCGATCCGCTGAGGGCCGTCTCGGAGGTCAAGGACTTCGCCGATGCGCTCTACCGGGCGCTACAGTTCGCCTTCCGCCAGACGCTCGGCACGCTGACGCTCGACCAGATCCTTGAACGCAAGGTGACGGTCAACGCGGAAGCCGCCGAGAAGGTGCGGGCCGACATGGCGGCCATCGGGGTCGAGGTCTCGGCCATCGAGCTCAAGGACGTGATCCTGCCGGGCGAGATGCGCGATATCCTCAACCAGGTCGTCGCGGCGGAAAAGCAGGCCGAGGCCAACGTCATCCGTCGCCGCGAGGAAACGAACGCCACCCGTTCGCTCCTCAACACGGCCAGGGTGATGGCGGAAAATCCGGTCATGCTGCGGCTGAAGGAGCTTGAAGCTCTCGAAGCCATCGCCGGGAAGGTCGAGCGCCTGACCATCCACAACGGGACGGCGGGCCTGATGAACGACCTCGTCCAGCTCCGCGACAAGTAG
- a CDS encoding GNAT family N-acetyltransferase, which produces MITVRNARQEDVNALVEIGVRAWEQAVVGVADLQVRRDYARNAFQQFLVSHWLRVTVAEFDGALAGWASREALDDEISDLWVEPQHQKMGLGAALLAAMEAEIVAAGFEAARLQTHARNVAAVAFFQKHGYAVNWLSVDYSARLDRDVESVGLRRQLVADEPSGYGPGGF; this is translated from the coding sequence ATGATCACCGTCCGCAATGCCCGTCAGGAGGATGTCAACGCCCTTGTCGAGATCGGCGTCAGGGCGTGGGAGCAGGCCGTCGTCGGCGTCGCCGACCTCCAGGTGCGGCGCGACTATGCGCGCAACGCCTTCCAGCAGTTCCTCGTCAGTCATTGGCTGCGCGTGACGGTCGCCGAGTTCGACGGCGCGCTCGCCGGCTGGGCGTCCCGCGAGGCGCTGGACGACGAGATCAGCGATCTGTGGGTCGAGCCGCAGCACCAGAAGATGGGCCTCGGCGCGGCCCTGCTCGCCGCCATGGAGGCGGAGATCGTCGCGGCCGGTTTCGAGGCGGCGCGGCTTCAGACCCATGCCCGCAATGTCGCCGCCGTGGCTTTCTTCCAGAAGCATGGCTATGCGGTGAACTGGCTTTCCGTCGATTATTCGGCCCGCCTCGACCGGGATGTGGAATCGGTCGGCCTGCGCCGGCAGCTCGTGGCGGACGAGCCGTCCGGCTACGGACCGGGCGGGTTTTGA